In Chelonoidis abingdonii isolate Lonesome George chromosome 15, CheloAbing_2.0, whole genome shotgun sequence, the following are encoded in one genomic region:
- the FGFBP3 gene encoding fibroblast growth factor-binding protein 3, protein MRVSGALPLSLLLLGCLGGAASGQARGAGEKAERPAPWAQAGQFSTREQHVCSWQLVRGEEATELQLSCQAPGEGGSEGLRCAYRGQPERCAAYGAKSRQYWKQILGKLRRKRHPCQDGSPLKARLCSSKKGPPEAQLRLAPPSPSPAAAGGPARGNAKGQGSVQEAPTLPQPGAPGAKAMSSGAHAGAPEKRGKAGKKKGGPGSPVPPERRPPTAGGNPEPPTELSEDLAETYCAEQWHSLCSFFVNFWNG, encoded by the coding sequence ATGAGGGTCTCCGGAGCCCTTCcactgagcctcctgctcctgggctGCCTGGGGGGCGCCGCAAGCGGGCAGGCCCGAGGGGCTGGTGAGAAAGCGGAGCGCCCCGCGCCCTGGGCGCAAGCCGGGCAGTTCTCTACCCGGGAGCAGCATGTGTGCAGCTGGCAGCTGGTCCGAGGGGAGGAGGCCACCGAGCTGCAGCTGAGTTGCCAGGCGCCTGGAGAGGGCGGCAGCGAGGGGCTCCGGTGCGCGTACCGCGGCCAGCCGGAGCGCTGCGCCGCCTACGGCGCCAAGAGCCGGCAGTACTGGAAGCAGATCCTGGGCAAGCTGCGCCGGAAGCGCCACCCCTGCCAGGATGGCAGCCCGCTCAAAGCCCGGCTCTGCAGCAGCAAGAAGGGGCCGCCCGAGGCGCAGCTGCGCTTagcacctcccagccccagccctgcagccgcCGGGGGCCCCGCCAGAGGCAACGCCAAGGGCCAGGGCAGCGTCCAGGAAGCGCCTACACTGCCGCAGCCCGGGGCCCCCGGCGCCAAGGCGATGAGCAGCGGGGCACACGCTGGTGCCCCGGAGAAGCGGGGCAAGGCGGGCAAGAAGAAAGGGGGTCCCGGCTCCCCGGTGCCCCCGGAACGGCGGCCACCCACGGCTGGGGGGAACCCGGAGCCGCCCACGGAGCTGAGCGAGGACCTGGCCGAGACCTACTGTGCGGAGCAGTGGCACTCGCTCTGCAGCTTCTTCGTCAACTTCTGGAACGGCTGA